The following are from one region of the Lepeophtheirus salmonis chromosome 8, UVic_Lsal_1.4, whole genome shotgun sequence genome:
- the LOC121122613 gene encoding uncharacterized protein isoform X1: MSLILQVNNNSGGNPPNQAPQSSQGNNAPQTIVHPHHFHHHHHHLHHHHGGGGGGVVVPPSAQQRITTAGGSITLAKPPVQVAIATAVKHHPLLEHHHLVPQPQVDAAGRTMATTTLRMPMTLPQSPVRATVLPLGPTPMRHLPQTPLPPTIHRGLRGLPKSLHSAVTNSATPTHCIMVNPHPASASRTAAAHLTMLPQAPTQGLIPTANASGLLSTTVGLIPIPRVQLQPNVSMAQLATHVPTALIPPPNSTSSNVILPPNTQHHQLFPPSKNQDDSNDEHDIVDPLHPELLNPNKLNRMSSPKSRRKNQPMALQDHNYAYIPISPPTPPPPSPPPQPVIQTPQPVLVQNQSKLQGETTEDRNFNSGKSFNHSAPDFVGHETVASTTVCNSPRTAAGSPVVSRTQANLNSIQEAGVGPMVPLVGDDSAASLSSGDDKGEETETAPEAEDAEDDSITRCICDFLHDDGYMICCDKCSVWQHVVCMGLDRNNIPDEYLCEVCKPRQIDRKRAKSLQARRRTEIFKNSSSSDDEHNENKNSSLSNKRILNKRIVDVKKSGDSSKVSLKRQKLKKTTTSTTTPPADKELIKTTSTKKNYRKKKNSGSSLHHNNNTIKKITRRRVNSSYPDDEDDDEDDEEDEDFDTDDLEPKFETGQQLRSWIDQYEEAVTNHYSPELRARLSGHKNGTGELRSSVVNGPTRCTVSLQGNGVKILTANSNLSSNTPVVECKGRIMMASQYRASNKDQDYFNSPYVFFYRISEFLEIVVDGKTYGNDSRFCRRSSTNHNAELKHVVDKGSLHIFIVITKSLEKYQEILLPTEVRRLPRHNGISSSIQDDVREIRGKPNNVVVRPSLPLQHPPPPPPPGEGEGGDGDGKKEKENEVESPLSPPPSLRERRKKRNSERSTRKTFTRSKALRRNSSRTKIDVTTTAHEDADEEIEDEIPIKFNGETTIPDVKKEEEVREKEDEDAIDLPKPSMIHNHDNNNESSGSNLISSIISSSSPPQKTSNPPKTSPNKLGLPDNSGLIIGVNTINYDASSSLRNKSKSREERKMEMIMKAIEAMEKAEQRKKETFPIECSSTPSLEKPPVKRRRSSSVKMTNPDSNLELSSADESKSTENQHASKKMKKKERKTSNTSTSPQRRRSRAMSGGGSADENPSSSSSENNQFRFPKTKKMIMSDWLNQEEDDVSANYLRGSRSPPGIATHLLRSAPLSPVKTVCSAKKRWLRQAISEDHSEDSPNGAKVKQEDETVTKDNQQLSVAAAALPSDAASDSVTPLKKRRLANYKEESQACVGNEEPELTPSHVPSSSFDVTSSQNITKENLSSEESKVPSALKKKLLQNLVLEAVLDSAMEDMLINVTSEDLSQDSVSKVKEEEEDKEEILQSNEKVLSTMLDVKLSPSDQKSMDEIKPSIKEEEINDIKHNKSTESEDPSPSTLNLDIKVEPDSNRDVDEADSFAQNNKDDQAALIKTPEPSSAFKSFFKSNVSIEDLEAELEETKRQRESSILIKDEMVAESSSPPSQKSSPTKDTSLPSSSSTSASTENASYSGEAINISSCSSKPKEKKRVSLADYKRRRKQGGSSTSAAAESRSSCSSSTHKEKLPLLPPPIQINCALSSLPSAVPSIVPATTVLAAAPPPPLSQIPSTQEPVSDEPGTPTLDEDQPITMPTLNTLPLFEKLEQLEKAQRENCKKKVVVVPSSMDALNSSAMTASTTVNAERKREDLTERLKKEFGLVVEDNHEELLLKTASTPVVDGDATPETSSPQNTVPQSQPVVLVGGLNHHTPSRFSSFTPTQYPSYPSNYPLPPYPASKTAAAPHPPPSVAALGSTNNHQHHHHHSRRTSNSENYYSSAHSSSSSSRNYYNNNSSSSREGRYRDRDYRDKDHHNHHHNHNHHHQRNHHSSSSHHRSSGSSRSYRNSYYP; the protein is encoded by the exons ATGAGTTTAATATTGCAAGTCAATAACAATTCTGGAGGGAATCCTCCTAATCAAGCGCCGCAATCCTCTCAAGGCAACAACGCTCCCCAAACAATTGTGCATCCTCACCattttcatcatcatcatcaccacCTTCACCACCACCATGGTGGAGGAGGCGGAGGAGTGGTTGTTCCTCCTTCGGCACAGCAACGTATCACAACAGCTGGGGGATCTATTACCCTGGCTAAACCCCCTGTCCAGGTGGCCATTGCCACAGCCGTCAAACATCATCCACTCCTTGAGCATCACCACCTTGTTCCTCAACCACAAGTGGACGCTGCTGGGCGTACCATGGCCACTACTACTCTCCGTATGCCTATGACACTCCCCCAAAGTCCAGTACGAGCAACAGTATTGCCTCTGGGCCCTACTCCAATGAGACACCTTCCACAAACTCCCCTTCCTCCCACTATTCATCGCGGATTGCGGGGTCTTCCTAAATCACTTCACTCTGCAGTGACGAATAGTGCAACTCCCACGCATTGTATTATGGTTAATCCGCATCCAGCCTCAGCTAGTCGGACGGCAGCTGCTCATTTAACTATGCTTCCTCAAGCACCAACTCAAGGTCTTATACCCACTGCAAACGCTTCGGGTCTACTATCAACCACTGTTGGGCTAATCCCTATACCAAGAGTTCAATTACAACCCAATGTGTCCATGGCACAACTTGCGACTCATGTGCCAACGGCGCTTATCCCTCCACCCAATTCTACTTCTTCGAATGTAATCCTTCCGCCCAACACACAACACCATCAGTTGTTTCCCCCTTCGAAAAATCAAGATGATTCAAATGATGA GCATGATATTGTGGATCCTCTTCATCCAGAGTTATTAAATCCTAATAAACTGAATCGAATGTCATCCCCAAAGTCACGACGTAAAAATCAACCT ATGGCACTACAAGATCACAATTATGCATATATACCAATCTCTCCTCCAACACCACCTCCCCCATCCCCACCACCTCAACCCGTTATACAAACACCCCAACCTGTTTTAGTTCAGAATCAATCAAAACTGCAAGGCGAAACAACTGAAGATCGAAACTTCAATTCTGGCAAGTCTTTCAACCATTCAGCCCCAGATTTCGTTGGACATGAGACAGTTGCATCAACTACAGTCTGCAACTCACCTCGTACTGCAGCAGGGTCACCCGTTGTATCTCGAACTCAGGCAAATTTGAATAGTATTCAAGAAGCAGGTGTTGGACCCATGGTTCCCTTAGTTGGAGATGATTCTGCGGCATCTCTTAGTAGTGGAGATGATAAGGGTGAAGAAACAGAAACTGCTCCGGAAGCGGAAGATGCTGAAGATGATTCTATCACGAGGTGTATCTGTGATTTTCTTCACGATGATGGTTATATGATTTGCTGTGATAAGTGCTC ggTATGGCAACACGTTGTATGTATGGGGCTCGATAGAAATAACATTCCTGACGAATATCTTTGCGAAGTGTGTAAGCCTCGCCAAATTGATCGTAAGAGAGCCAAGTCCCTTCAAGCGCGAAGGCGAACAGAGATATTCAAAAACTCGAGTTCCAGTGACGATGAgcataatgaaaataaaaactcttctCTCTCGAATAAACGTATTTTAAATAAGAGAATAGTAGACGTTAAAAAAAGTGGTGATTCCTCTAAAGTGTCtcttaaaagacaaaaacttaaaaagacGACAACTTCGACTACGACTCCTCCTGCAgataaagaattaattaaaacaacttCCACTAAGAAAAACTATCGGAAGAAGAAAAACTCTGGCTCTAGTCttcatcataataataatacgattAAAAAGATAACTCGAAGAAGGGTAAATAGTAGTTATCCTGATGATGAGGATGATGACGAGGACGATGAAGAGGATGAGGATTTTGACACTGATGACCTAGAACCAAAATTCGAAACAGGTCAACAACTAAGGTCTTGGATCGACCAGTACGAAGAAGCAGTTACTAATCATTATTCTCCAGAACTGAGAGCTCGTCTATCTGGCCACAAAAACGGGACTGGTGAACTAAGATCAAGTGTTGTTAATGGCCCAACAAGATGTACAGTATCTCTTCAAGGAAATGGAGTCAAG atTTTAACTGCTAATTCCAATTTATCCTCGAACACTCCCGTTGTTGAATGCAAAGGACGGATAATGATGGCCTCTCAATATAGAGCCAGCAACAAGGaccaagattattttaatagtcCCTATGTTTTTTTCTATCGCATATCAGAATTTTTAGAAATAGTCGTCGATGGTAAAACATATGGAAATGATAGTAGGTTCTGTCGCCGTTCAAGTACAAATCATAATGCGGAATTAAAGCATGTTGTGGACAAGGGATCTCTTCACATATTCATAGTAATTACTAAGTCCCTGGAAAAGTATCAGGAAATCTTATTACCAACTGAAGTGAGAAGACTACCTCGACACAATGGAATCTCCTCTTCGATTCAAGATGATGTCAGAGAAATTCGAGGAAAGCCTAATAACGTTGTCGTAAGGCCATCACTGCCACTACAACatccaccaccaccaccaccaccaggAGAAGGTGAAGGGGGTGACGGCGatgggaaaaaagaaaaagagaatgaGGTGGAATCTCCTCTATCACCACCTCCGTCTCTTCGAGAAAGGAGGAAAAAACGAAATTCAGAAAGAAGTACGAGGAAAACTTTTACTCGTAGTAAAGCCTTGCGAAGAAACAGTAGCAGAACTAAAATTGATGTTACAACTACGGCACATGAAGATGCTGACGAAGAGATCGAAGATGAGATTCCGATTAAATTTAACGGAGAAACCACTATACCTGATGtcaaaaaagaggaagaagtaCGAGAGAAGGAAGATGAAGATGCAATAGATCTTCCTAAACCATCCATGATACATAATCATGATAATAATAACGAAAGTAGCGGATCAAATTTAATCTCTAGTATTATTAGCTCCTCCTCTCCTCCACAAAAGACATCTAATCCCCCAAAAACGAGtccaaataaattaggactTCCTGACAACAGCGGACTCATTATCGGGGTGAATACTATTAACTACGACGCGTCCAGCTCTCTGAGAAATAAGTCCAAGTCAAGGGAAGAGCGTAAGATGGAAATGATTATGAAGGCAATTGAGGCCATGGAGAAGGcagaacaaagaaaaaaggagaCATTTCCTATAGAATGCAGCAGTACTCCTTCCTTAGAAAAGCCTCCTGTCAAACGCAGAAGAAGTAGTTCGGTTAAAATGACCAATCCGGATTCGAATCTAGAGCTATCTTCCGCTGATGAGTCAAAGTCTACCGAGAATCAACATGCGagtaagaaaatgaagaaaaaagaaagaaaaacttcCAATACATCAACTTCACCCCAGAGAAGACGAAGTCGGGCAATGTCAGGAGGCGGTTCTGCTGACGAGAATCCCTCATCTTCATCCagtgaaaataatcaatttcgTTTTCCtaagactaaaaaaatgattatgtcTGATTGGTTAAACCAGGAAGAAGATGATGTATCCGCAAATTATCTTAGAGGAAGTCGAAGTCCCCCTGGTATTGCAACTCATTTATTACGCTCAGCCCCGCTAAGTCCCGTGAAAACTGTCTGTTCAGCTAAAAAGCGTTGGTTAAGGCAGGCCATATCTGAGGATCATTCAGAGGACTCACCGAATGGTGCAAAAGTTAAGCAAGAAGATGAAACAGTTACTAAGGATAATCAACAACTTTCCGTTGCTGCGGCTGCCCTTCCTTCAGACGCTGCATCTGATAGTGTTACTCCCCTCAAAAAGCGTAGATTAGCTAATTACAAGGAGGAGTCTCAGGCTTGTGTAGGAAATGAAGAACCTGAATTGACTCCTTCTCATGTTCCTTCTTCCTCCTTTGACGTTACATCATCCCAAAATATAACCAAAGAGAACCTCTCCTCAGAAGAGAGTAAGGTTCCTAGTgccttgaagaaaaaattacttcaaaaccTTGTTCTCGAAGCAGTACTGGATAGTGCCATGGAAGATATGCTTATTAATGTTACATCTGAAGATTTAAGTCAAGATTCTGTTTCGAAAGTgaaggaggaggaagaagatAAGGAAGAAATTCTGCAATCCAATGAGAAAGTATTATCCACCATGTTGGATGTTAAGTTGTCTCCCTCAGACCAAAAATCAATGGATGAGATTAAGCCAtcaattaaagaagaagaaattaatgACATTAAGCATAACAAAAGTACTGAATCAGAAGACCCTAGTCCTTCTACACTCAATCTTGACATAAAGGTTGAGCCAGACTCTAATAGAGATGTAGATGAAGCAGACTCTTTTGCTCAAAATAACAAGGACGACCAAGCTGCATTAATTAAAACTCCTGAGCCTAGTTCTgcttttaagtcattttttaaaagtaatgtttCTATTGAAGATTTAGAAGCTGAACTAGAGGAAACTAAACGTCAAAGGGAGTCATCCATTTTGATAAAAGATGAAATGGTAGCAGAGTCGTCTTCTCCTCCATCTCAGAAAAGTTCACCTACAAAGGATACATCCTTACCCTCGTCATCTAGTACATCCGCTTCAACCGAGAATGCATCTTATTCTGGAGAAGCTATTAACATTTCTTCCTGCTCCTCTAAacccaaagaaaaaaagagagtatcGCTTGCTGATTATAAAAGAAGGCGGAAACAAGGAGGATCAAGCACCTCTGCTGCAGCTGAGAGTAGGAGTAGCTGTTCATCTTCAACTCATAAAGAGAAGCTCCCGTTGTTGCCGCCTCCTATTCAAATTAATTGCGCCTTATCTAGTTTGCCATCTGCAGTGCCGAGTATTGTACCAGCGACGACTGTCTTAGCAGCAGCTCCGCCTCCTCCTCTATCTCAAATACCTTCTACTCAGGAACCCGTTTCCGATGAACCTGGAACTCCTACTTTAGACGAGGATCAACCCATTACAATGCCTACACTCAACACCTTACCTCTTTTTGAGAAGCTTGAGCAACTTGAAAAAGCACAAAGagaaaattgtaagaaaaaag TTGTGGTGGTTCCGAGTTCCATGGATGCATTAAACAGTAGTGCGATGACTGCGTCGACTACAGTCAACGCTGAGCGTAAGAGGGAAGACTTGACTGAGAGACTCAAAAAAGAATTTGGTCTCGTAGTTGAAGACAATCATGAGGAATTGTTGTTAAAGACTGCTTCTACACCTGTTGTGGACGGTGATGCAACGCCAGAGACTTCAAGTCCTCAGAATACAGTTCCTCAATCACAGCCTGTGGTGTTAGTTGGGGGTCTTAACCATCACACCCCATCTAGGTTTTCCTCATTTACTCCTACGCAGTATCCAAGCTATCCATCAAATTACCCTCTACCTCCGTATCCTGCAAGTAAGACAGCTGCAGCGCCGCACCCTCCGCCATCCGTTGCTGCTTTGGGATCGACCAACAACCATCAACATCATCACCACCACTCTCGAAGGACTTCTAATTCAGAAAACTATTATTCCTCGGCGCACAGTTCGAGTAGTAGCAGTAgaaactattataataataattcttcttCATCACGGGAAGGTCGATATAGAGATCGGGACTATAGAGATAAGGACCATCATAATCACCACCATAATCATAACCATCACCACCAGCGTAATCATCACTCATCCTCCTCCCATCATCGGAGTAGTGGATCATCAAGAAGTTATAGAAACAGTTACTATCCATGA